The DNA window tttattaaaactgtaaaatatataatatttcttttatataaactaaaaatttcaaattatgtattgaattatataaattacaaatatattaataaggttgaaatgaaacttttatatatatatatatatatatatatatatttaaatttgtaacgAGTGTTTAATTGAATCACACATTTgttgtattataaaattatttagatatttataattaattactataaaacattattatatttttcctatattattaaaacaccgatttttttttattttcaaataatctttctCTCAAATTTGTACCGACGGCGACATGCACATATAACTCCttcatttatcaaattaatttttaacggCATATACCACATATTATGATAGGTCTCCCGTAAGAGAGAATGATGTATTATTAACACTCACACATCATTCTTTTATCTCTTAAATTCACACCCACATATACAAAATATTGGGTTAGGTCTCTGCTACAGAAAATGATGTATTATTAATACTTACTTATCATTCCCTAATCTACGTTACAACTGGTCTCAAGTATAAAATGTGAATAATTTAACTGTTAAATTTTTGtgattgttaaatttaatttataattttgtgtatattcATATTGTACGTAAAATTTTGACAAACCATACgtgataattaatatattgaccTGCTATCTATATTCATTTATACTAAATGAAATTCAAAACAAAAGTGACTATTTAACATTCATTACTATAccaaatgaattaaatataatgttacgAAGGTAAAATTATGTGTTATCTAATTTACAAAATACAGATTaagtcttaatttttttataatgaaactATCGGTTAGTTTCAGGCCAAAAGTAGTGAAAGATCactaatacaaaatttaaaattatataaactgttagataaaattgaccggtcaataagaacttaacaaaacaaacttattgtgcaggaacggtcaagaattccaaccggtcaagtaatcaagcCGGACAGAAGAAGCAAAATCCaaaacctgaagctatccggaATGGTCAAGAAttccaaccggtcaagtaatcaagccggctagaagaagcaaatgacatATCTAAAACCTGAAGCGATCCGGTTGAACTGAATAACCTGCAAACATAATCAGTTAAAGTgaagaacggtcaagaactccaaccggtcaagaaatcaAGCCGGCTAGAAGAAACAAAATCCAAAACTTGAAGttatccggttgaactgaacaacatGCAAACATAATCAGTTGAAGTGAAGaatacaatccaaatccaacgagaagactatttagataaagaagtcaaggatatcaaattgagaacaatgtacaaattggtgcaaacaaatactttgagtatatgcagaagattacatcaaaggatcagacatcaaaggatcagactgtaatattgccatattcatacaagtctgatgatatgctACAGGCTGCCTGAAGaaaagttaccattttggtataagtcaaaggagcaaccttccaggtgcaggcaactgtccagcCGACAGTTTCCATAATCAAGCAAAGTCAAATCAagccggtctgctccatgccttggaagcctaaaccgcatttaatgaCCATGTTCATCCTCTgatcaaccaatcagattcaaggattattctgaaggtatccgttgaagaaatgtgatcGTTGGtacatttcatctataaaaggagaagctgaagaagcTGAAGACAGAGTGTTATAAGCAAAAACAACAATTGAGATAAGCAAGTTAAGAAACGTGATCAAAAGCCcttatctctctaaaagattAAGTGTGTGTTTGTGAAGTGTATTACAAATtatgtgagaattgtaagagtgattatcgagcagcaaataagactcgatcgtgtattgtgtttgtgtattccttagtgaatatccttctcgtggtttgagaagaaggggtgacgtaggagttttatctccgaacatccataaaaacctgtgtcttGTGCTTTACTTTCTACTGGTTCCATATTCTAACCGACTTATATTATTCTAACCGCCTCACTAATCCTCAACCGACATTCTCCAAATCCTATCcttattcatcctgtgtgtgtgtttcttcaatctgaaacaaaccacttccgcacttgaactcggttcaagggtttgtgacagcttgtgtagtattgaaacaggtgttaattcttaaccggattaacgCCAACCTTTGAGTGTTGTTAGAGATTCTCCTTTAGtcggaccccggtccgccatcgACAATCTAgattctaacaattggtatcagagcagtcagtttcaatactcaagcaacacgGAACAAACAAACATGACTTTCAGCgagaagcctccaatgctagaaggagaCGATTTTGCTAACTGGAAATATGCATGCATCTGCACCTAgtactatggatgatgagatgacattCATTCTGTCTGatggaccgataaagattgagaaagacagaaaggaatggacagccgatgataaaagaagaaactgaagaagatgaagacaGAGTACTATAAGCAAAAACAACAATTGAGATAAGCAAGTTAAGAAACGTGATCAAAAGCTcttatctctctaaaagattaagtgtgtttgtgaagtgtagtatatttatattgttaccatattcttaataattttaaattatattatatataacttttaacaatttttatattaatagaaatttattatattaatataaactcTTCTAactttaagttatatattaattagcattttaaaataatagtataatttaatagttaatagaatgataaatgttcaaaattaGCTGAAAAGTATAAAGATATGAGTTTCAAAAGTAAATATGATTCTAAATCCATTATCTAAATTTATCATAATGgcataaaataaaagtatttgaCAAAAAGttgatacaaaaataaaattacttgcatgtaaaaaataatcttttaaaaagaaaattcctCATAACATAACTTAGattaactttctaaataaacaaacaaataaataaattaaagtttatctTTGTTTACAAAATCAAATGTAAATCTAATAGTTCACTTACAAGTATCAAACTGATATTTATACTGTCTTAGTTTGACGAAGGCACCAATCAGTGCcgaatacaaaaataaaataattttttttattatttttgaaatattagaTTTGaagtacaattatttttttattttttattatatatatatatatatatattgcctAGATACCCGAAGACCGGTTTTCCCGAAAAAGTAGAAACGATATGACTTATGATACCGGATCCAGGCAGAATGGGAATATACACCTCTGGATGACCAAAGAACCGAAAGAGATGCTGGTATAATATAGGATCTCCCCCTCCAGCGGGATCAGAAAAGGTTGTATTAAAGTTTCGATCGGTTAATAACATGGTAATTGCCCCTGCCAGTACCGGAAGTGATAATAAAAGTAGGAATGCTGTCACTAGAACGGACCACACAAATAGAGGTGATCTATGCATAGTCATTCCAGGTCCACGCATGTTGGAGATAGTTGTTATAAAATTGATAGAACCTAAAATGGATGAAACACCAGATAGATGAATACTAGAAATTGCTGAATCAACTGCTCCTCCAGAATGGCTGGTAATACCACTTAAGGgcgggtatatatatatatatatatatatatatatatatatatatatatatatatatatatatatatatatatatatatatggttattatttttaaaagaggccaaatttattttgattaatttattttccttaaataaggataaaaattatgtaatatataagattgttttttattaccttatatatatatatatatatatataaataaataaataaaagaggtTAAAATTCTTTCACTATAACATTCTAGGAACAAATGTACATGTtgatattgataaaataatatttatgtacCCTTTAAACTTTTAGGGTTGATAAAACTCTTTAAATTCTAACTAAGtcttataaaagtaaaaaacaaaaattagaatgaaattaaatttcaaatatatattattaaaattgaataaaattatattaaaaattatcaccatttaaccttttttttattaaaactaaaaaaatatataatatttcttttatataaactaaaaatttcaaattatgtattgaattatataaattacaaatatattaataaggttGAAATgaaactttcatatatatatatataaatttgtaatgagTATTTAATTGAATCACAAATTTTTtgtatgataaattatttagatatttatatttaattactataaaacattataatatattttctatattattaaaactccgattttttttattaatttcaaataatttctctctcaaatttgtACCGACATATACATATAACTCCttcatttatcaaattaattctTAAGGGCATATACCACATATTGTGATAGGTCTCCGCAAGAGAGAATGATGTATTATTAAAACTCTCACATCATTCCTTTATCTCTCAAATTCGCACCCACATATACAACATATTGGGTTAGGTCTCCGCTACAGgaaattatgtattattaacGCTTACTCATCATTCCCTAATCTCCGTTACAGCCGGTCTCAAGTATGAAATGTGAATAATTTATCCGTTAAATTCTTTGtgattgttaaatttaatttataattttgtgtatattgATATTGTATGTAAAATTTTGACAAACAGGTAGATCAATATGTGCTATCTATATTCATACgtgataattaatatattgaccAACATGCTatctattttcatttatattaaatgaaattcAAAACAAAAGTGACTATTTAACCTTCATTACTAGaacaaatgaattaaatataatgttatgaATGTAAAATTATGTGTTatctaatttacaaaatagAGATTaagtcttaatttttttataatgaaattatcCGTTAATTTCAGGCCAAAAGCAATGAAAGATCCCTAAtacacaatttaaaattatataaatatatatcacgtttatcaaaattaatattaaatttaaaatataaaactctattaacttagttggttaaagtgttgtattATATTGATGTTATGTTACAAgttaaaaacttatatatattttcaatcttattttttttaatttaaccacTTAAACATTCGAGAACGGATCAACCCGAAAACCaacaatccaaataatttactctcacaaaaCGAGTTATGCGTTGTGGTACGAGGACCCAGTGATTTACCATTacacattattatatatatagatattgtATACACTCATTTTGAACACGGTTCAAATTATTTACATGATTTTTCTAACCAACACATTCTCTTAAATTCTCACTCAAATATACCACCACTATTGTTATTTTAGTCTTATGCCACTATATTTTGTTCTTCAATTTtctcatttcatatatatataccaccACCATTTACCATTGTCATTTTAGACTTGTACCACATACATTATCCTTCAAAAAtacatttgaattcaaatttcttCATCcccataaaaataataaatgttcaatccaaaataaatgttatcttataaataaagatatataatttgatcatttttttttgtttaatggTTTTTCTAAACAACAACACATTCTCTCAAATTCTCACCCACCACCACTATCTGAACCATTGGTCTCAAATATGAAATGTAAACGCTTTGATCgcattgattttaatttataattatatatatttgaaagaaGACCAAGAGTCGGTTCATTTTATATTCAAACATATCAATATCCGCAAATCATACTCATTTATACTCCCACCAAGatcaaaattaaccataacGTACTCTCGACCATATATTCATTTTCAACCTAAAAACTCatttctaaactaaaaaaaaaatattcttaaaatattcctttcttacactaacattttaattttatttatatatttatcaactttacatatttaaccctaatattttctcattcatttaataaaattaattatataataataattcatacacaacaaaataattcaataatacttttaaataaacaaacatattctattaaaacaaacatttaattatttgtgaataattttatctatctttcatttttatttgtgaGCAATTTTAACTATTGTACTATTTATGAtgtaacatataattatttttttaatgtattttctatatttattcataccatttaaaattataaatttataatttataaaatataaagtaaaaatataaatgaattataaaatataaaataaattaattagataaaatttcaagtataatacaatttaataatttaattatatatttaaaaaatattataactttttatcttaaaaagttaaaaaaaaaaaaaaagttgaaggaTAAATTTAAGATAGatgtcaaatgttataaaaaaaataattaaacggTGGAATGAACAATGTCAACACATATTTGCGTTGTCCCGCGGAGAGAGGGATGAAAACGCATTTTGCGTTTAGAAATGTTGTCCAGTTGGAAGAAAAAGGGCACCGCTTAATGAGTTTTGTGTGACGGATGATAATGTTCCGAAGCTCGAGGGATAGTGTAATTAactaagattttatttatattgaagaTGTTAGGAATGAAAAAGGGTGGTTTTATTTATATAcgttaaaaactttaaaaatgacACACAGAAAAATCACATGTGAGAGAAAAGTTTTGGAGATACGATCGGCACAGTTGGCACATCACAATCGACGACACGATCAACACGGTTGACACAACACAATcaacgacacgatcgacacgaacgaCACAATTCGCAAAAATGGCACGATTGACATAACCACAGAATCCCTTATTTTGCAAGCGCTACTAAGGTTTCAATCGTACAGATCGTGCTTCGTTGTATTCGTCGCGGCATGAGCGACACAGTCAATACCGCACAATCGAAATCAAGACTGACACAAACGATACGATCgccacgaacgacacgatcgacaGTGTCGCGGAAACCCCGGTTGGATCATTCACAAGCGTCGCTAGGGTTTCAACCGTTCTAATTGCGCATCGCGATAAACGTCGTTGTTTGAATCCGTCTACTTTTTCCATTTCAAATCAGGAAACATGAAAGCTTCTGCAATAGGGAATCTTTCTTCTTTGTCAACCTTTGGCTCAAGCCTAACCAATTCTCTTAAATAAGCACATGAGGTATCAAATTCCTATTCACTCACCCAAAGAAAGTCCAGGATGCAGATAACCAACAGGAAGGAAATAGGGGCACATACCACATTACGtctcataaaaacaaaaacactctgactaaagaagaaaaagatgaCACTCCTGAATTCGTGAGCAAGAGCATAAATGTCAACTATGAAAAAGCTCTAAGTATGCTGTTAGGatttttaattatggccgagcctttcaagttctttaattcaaggaacgggttcttgatgatggaattcaacactctagcgcagcggatatagaattagaggagaattcgaggttagggagagaagagccgagggggaggagagaaataccactagatcacacctagcggtccaagaagggggaggagggccgagagataacttaaacaccaagttccaaaatattcaattcatagccccaaaaagtggggtgggcatcaccatttaaagaggctgaagtacccaagagtcggttacaaatttgttataataactttcaaaataacagaattcggttttaaaagaaataagagagaaagtaaacaaaacagaattattccataaaaaacataaacgggcccatatgcacacttgggccgagagatggatgcatgaaatattttaggaccgaggtttttgatgagccgcaCGTAACATATGCCTTCTTCCACTATAGCATTCGATAATTTTGTTAAGATGAATGTCAACGGAGATAAGAGCAAAAATGAAATACATACTGATTGcccaaataaacaaactttttcaaatgaatttgttgcTGATTCTTTTGGGAATCAGAATCAGTCCGATAAAACTGGTAAGTCATAGAGgaaaaaaggaaaacaaaataaaacagagGCAATCAACAAGAAGAAGGAAATTACAAAGGAACAAAAGGAAAATAGTGTGGTCTAGAAGAAGTCAGGGCTGGAAATAAATGTCAGAATAATGCAGTAAACAAGAAAGCAGGGGAAATAGGAGAAACCGAAGAGAAGGCAAAAGGCAAATAGAGGGTTGATTTTAATGAGAGGGCAAACCTCAAAGGACTAAGAAACCAAATTTTAAGGATGTTGATTCAAGCTAAGAATGGATAaatgattctcaacaaagaaagGGCTCAACAAATCACTATTCAGGTAAACTTGCACTACCTTCAAGATTGGAACCTTCTAAAAAAATAGGAGTATGACATTATTGTTAGCTGGTCCGTCAACACAATGAAAGAGTTGACGAAATGTACCAAAACAAATgtttatactctgaagaagaacccAAATTTTCAGGTTGATCAAGTCTGGAAGAAGAATCCCAACACGAAGCAGGGTCAAAACTTAgcaaaagaaagtgaaaacaaaatcccaaaaaatggACAGATTTTTCTAGGTGCGTTCAAAGCAAAAAGGAGGAAAAACTCGAAAATCCCTTTGAGTTCAAGCTACCATCAAACgtggaagaaaaatgtgttcGATCATGGGAACATGTGATAGTGGATAATTATATTGGGAAAGAATCTGCCACTTTTGATGCCACCAAGGAAGAACTAATGAAGCAATAAAGAAAAGAATGTCTAATGAAGGTCATCTCTAACAGTCACGGCATGTATTTCctgaaattcaatcaagagactaatcttgagaaaattttagagtTGAGACATACACACGTGGGGAAAGAATGCATGAAGCTCGAAAAATGGAAGGAGACTACGAGCTATGATAGTATTCCAAAAGAAATAGTGCAAATCTGGTTCAAGTTGCGAAatatccctccccacatgtacaACGCGGAAGCCTTAAGTCATTTCGCTAGCCTTTTAGGAAACCCGCTATACATGGACAAAATCACTAAGGAAAACGAAAATCTCACATATGCTAGGATGAGCGTTGAAGTTCAACCTATAAGCGTTCTCCCCAACGAAATTACAGTGGTGGATCGAAAGGGAAATGCTACCAAGATGGGCACACACTATGAATGGCGACCGTACAGATGCGTGAACTGCAATACATTTAAACATTCTATAATGAGATACCCTAAATTAATGGCCAACCAGAAAGCAAACCAGGAACAACAAATGCAGAATGGAGAAGTCAAGCAACAAAAAGTTCCTAGTACAAATGAAACAGTTGTGGAAAAACAAGCAGCAAAAGAAAGCAATGCCAAAGGGAAAGATGTTCAGAATTCGGGTGAAGGAACAAAAgaaaatcaaactcaagaagaGGGAAGTAAGAAAGGAAATGAAATTGATGAAACAGAGAATTCTGAAAAATATAAACCTAAATGTAAGGAAGAGAAAGATacagaaaatgaaaacaaatatacAATAGAGGAGAAGCAAActaaggttgttgatcctcaaacacgAAAAACTGAAGCAgagaaaagtagtgacaaaaaCCTTGAAATCCTGAAAAAGAATACATTTTACTATGTTAgtacgagttcatatagaggaagattaaacaataagagcAGACATACATCATCATctgcttcaattcaatctcccttTATGAAGAACGCGAGAAGATTGGGATGTACAAGAAGGCAATATGGTCAAAAGGCGGATATTGAGACAACATAGGTTGTGATATCTAGATTGTagtctttattcattttaatatgtgttttgtaatgtgatttaACTGCCACAATTCAGAAACTTTTGGgtcttttgtttgtcatcttacaatcaaaactagagtttgtctagttttgattattgacccctCCTACTTTTgggctttttaatgaaatagtgttAAACcgttttctaaataaataaaaaaactttaaaatgttTGATAGTAAATCAtgttgtaataaaataatattgtttaataagACATGCACTTAACCCTCAtcaatttttaacttaaaaaatctctaaattaaaattttattcaaaacatTCAAGATTGatgtttacaaattaaaaaacaaatgtttgtttgaattcGGATCATTCGTCGGAAATAATTTGACCATCCAAGAGCCGTCATTTTTTCTGTCCCGGATTTCAACTTTACAAAATTAAACAatcttttaataaccaaattaatcttttaaataccAATGTGAAATAattagaagaaagaaaaacaagaataggtattattattattattaataataaagcGTCTTATGATCATAAAGCGTGGTGAGGCTTTTAGGGGTGCGATATCTGATGAGATAACCAATGCCAAAGATTTCCTTGTCAAAATCGAAAAGTACTTTGAGAAAAGTGATAAAGCAAAAACTAGCACTCTTTTAAAGATACTAATTTCAATGAAGTTTAAAGGTAAGGAAAAGATAAGGGAGTACATCATGGAGATGTCTAATATTGTTTCTAAGTTGAAAGCACTCAAACTCGAGATGTCTGAAGACTTACTCGTACACTTGGTGCTTATATCTCTTTCTGTTCAATTCAGCCAATTTCAGGTCAGTTATAACCGTCAAAGGGAGAAATGGTCTCTTAATGAGCTCATTTCATTTTGTGTACAAGAGGAGGAGAGATTACAGCAAAACAAGACTGAAAATGCTCATTTGGCAAACACCTCTAAAGAAAGGGGTATAAAGAGGAAAAATGAGGCTGCTAAAGATAAATTTCTAACACAAAAGAAACGAACTCAAACTCAATctcaagttaaaaaataaaaataaataaaaaaatttgacaaCATAACTGATGCTTacctttctaaattaaataaataaatttgataaatagtTGAAGTGGTTCTGAAGAGACTATTTTATGACTGTTTCCAAcctttaaaaaagttatatttttcttatatatatatttttcatttacttGTCACTTAATACCCAGTTGTTTTAACTAAGAATCCAACACCTGACTTTAGATAGTAAATCCCTTATTCCATATATTTTGTTACTAAGTTATCTAAGTTGAgtaacttaatttttttgaaCAATACAGTAGATCATATAGACCCTGCCTGCACACAGCATGAGCCAACTCACTTccaaattgatcatcattcaCATTCATAAGCTGTTGATCCATTATAACTTATAAGAAGAAATATGTTAGTTTTGAACAATTCTGACATGTCTAAACTGATACATCAGTGTATCTGTACTGTAAACGCAAACTGACAAAagttttactttaaaaaaatcatggAGTGTTATTTTCTCACTCCATTAACAACTTCACAACAATGAACAATCCAATAATACATTTCCATATCCAATTATGAGGATGCAACAACAAACTTCAAGTAATAAACATCAACAAATACATGGAAGAAGGGTTTATTTATTCAATCTTTGGTTGAAATAATGATGTGTGTAATATgcaaaagcaaaaaaaaatgatgaagttGTTGAACTGATATGAATTATTACAACATACAAAACCAGACGAGAGTCTGCTGTTATTCATGATATTTGACCATTGTTTGGAAGACACTTAAGAGTAGTGGAAGTGTCTTACTCTTCGCTGAGGATAGGGACTATGAGTGGTTTCATTTGTGCAAGATATACAATTGCCCACCTGTTACAGCCAAACAACAAATAACAAATTACCCCTTCAACAAACTTTTATATGAAGTGAAGTAATAATAACAACTTTTAAGGCAATATGTAAAGTGTGCTTATGTAGCGATAGAAGTGCAAGAAGTTCATGCAAAATGACTGATGAACCATGTTATCTATCCTTCCCATACGAGAATATGGTATTTAACTTTCAACCCTGAGGCAAAATAAGTGCACCAGAAACTAAGGACACAAGAACAATCAAACAGAACACGGAgagaagagataaataaatgatcatttcttcttctttgtccTTCTTTAACGGTCCTTTGTTAAGAACAAATAAACACTTGACATTGACTGataatatgatataattgaAAGCATCCAAAAAATATAGCAGAAAATTGGATACAAGATAAAGCTGGTGATGGTAGTGATTCCAAAAATCAGCCCATTTTGTGAACTGctttaaccaaaaaaattagTGGACCTTCATTCTATTATCTCTAATTATAGTCAACATCAAGTTTACCTCTACTATACATTGGTAAAGTTCGAAATCATGTCAGCATAACGAGGTTAGGTGTTGCATAATCATATATACTTACATCATCCAACAGCATGTTGTTGCTGTATTCACCAGGGTTAGGTGCAACCTGCATCATGAACAATTTAGCCAGTTAA is part of the Impatiens glandulifera chromosome 1, dImpGla2.1, whole genome shotgun sequence genome and encodes:
- the LOC124921193 gene encoding V-type proton ATPase subunit e1-like, whose amino-acid sequence is MGFLVTTLIFVVIGFIASLCTRICFNQGPSKNLLHLTLVNTATTCCWMMWAIVYLAQMKPLIVPILSEE
- the LOC124934663 gene encoding uncharacterized protein LOC124934663 encodes the protein MYFLKFNQETNLEKILELRHTHVGKECMKLEKWKETTSYDSIPKEIVQIWFKLRNIPPHMYNAEALSHFASLLGNPLYMDKITKENENLTYARMSVEVQPISVLPNEITVVDRKGNATKMGTHYEWRPYRCVNCNTFKHSIMRYPKLMANQKANQEQQMQNGEVKQQKVPSTNETVVEKQAAKESNAKGKDVQNSGEGTKENQTQEEGSKKGNEIDETENSEKYKPKCKEEKDTENENKYTIEEKQTKVVDPQTRKTEAEKSSDKNLEILKKNTFYYVSTSSYRGRLNNKSRHTSSSASIQSPFMKNARRLGCTRRQYGQKADIETT
- the LOC124934757 gene encoding uncharacterized protein LOC124934757, whose protein sequence is MIIKRGEAFRGAISDEITNAKDFLVKIEKYFEKSDKAKTSTLLKILISMKFKGKEKIREYIMEMSNIVSKLKALKLEMSEDLLVHLVLISLSVQFSQFQVSYNRQREKWSLNELISFCVQEEERLQQNKTENAHLANTSKERGIKRKNEAAKDKFLTQKKRTQTQSQVKK